Proteins from a genomic interval of Nautilia sp. PV-1:
- the dnaJ gene encoding molecular chaperone DnaJ: MDYYEILGVERTATKVEIKKAYRKLAMKYHPDKNPGDKEAEEMFKKINEAYQILSDDEKRAIYDKYGKEGLEGQGFKTDFDFGDIFDMFNDIFGGGFGGGRAEVQMPYDIDKAVEVTLEFEEAVYGISKEIEISYFKLCPKCHGTGAEEKETCPSCHGRGSIIMGNGFMRISQTCPQCNGRGFIAKKVCNECRGKGYIVEKEKVKVDIPAGIDTGMRMRIKGHGNQDISGYRGDLYLIFNVKESKIFKRKGNNLIVEVPIFFTSAILGDSVKIPTLSGEKEIEIKPHTKDNTKIVFRGEGIADPNTGYKGDLIAILKIVYPKKLTDEQKELLEKLHKSFGGEIKEHKSLLEEAIDKVKSWFNKS, from the coding sequence TTGGATTATTATGAAATATTAGGTGTTGAAAGAACTGCTACAAAAGTAGAAATAAAAAAAGCATACCGAAAACTGGCTATGAAATACCATCCTGACAAAAATCCGGGCGACAAAGAAGCAGAAGAGATGTTTAAAAAAATAAATGAGGCTTATCAGATTTTAAGCGATGATGAAAAAAGAGCCATTTACGACAAATACGGAAAAGAAGGTCTTGAAGGACAGGGATTCAAAACGGATTTTGATTTCGGTGACATCTTCGATATGTTTAACGATATATTCGGAGGAGGATTCGGCGGGGGAAGAGCTGAAGTACAGATGCCATACGACATAGACAAAGCCGTTGAAGTAACATTAGAATTTGAAGAAGCGGTTTACGGGATAAGCAAAGAAATAGAAATTAGTTATTTTAAATTATGTCCGAAATGTCACGGAACAGGAGCGGAAGAGAAAGAAACATGCCCTAGTTGCCACGGAAGAGGAAGTATAATCATGGGCAACGGATTTATGAGAATTTCCCAAACATGTCCTCAGTGTAACGGTAGAGGTTTTATTGCCAAAAAGGTATGTAACGAATGCCGTGGAAAAGGTTATATTGTAGAAAAAGAAAAAGTAAAAGTTGACATTCCCGCCGGAATCGATACCGGTATGAGAATGAGAATAAAAGGCCACGGAAACCAGGATATAAGCGGATACAGAGGCGATTTATATCTGATTTTCAATGTTAAAGAATCAAAAATCTTCAAAAGAAAAGGCAATAATCTTATCGTTGAAGTTCCAATATTTTTTACAAGCGCAATTCTCGGAGACAGCGTAAAAATACCAACTTTAAGCGGAGAAAAAGAGATAGAAATCAAACCTCACACAAAAGACAATACAAAAATCGTTTTCAGAGGAGAAGGTATTGCTGATCCGAATACGGGATATAAAGGCGATCTGATAGCAATATTAAAAATCGTTTATCCTAAAAAACTGACCGATGAACAAAAAGAACTGCTTGAAAAACTTCATAAAAGTTTCGGAGGAGAAATTAAAGAACATAAAAGCCTGCTGGAAGAAGCTATAGATAAAGTAAAAAGCTGGTTTAATAAATCTTAA
- the lepB gene encoding signal peptidase I has product MKEKLKKLYNWSNTWTGTIVIVLLIIFFLAQAFVIPSGSMKRTLMPGDALFAKKFAYGVPIPHIPWLEIPLLPDFRGDGHLIDGPRPKRGDIVIFRYPVNPKLHFVKRCVAVGGDKLMVRNKNLYLRVENNDEKTVAFAKKMKAKVVEINGEKWALNPYMKMHPGIHHDPKVDFPEEVINYGPVIVPKDNYFMMGDNRDHSDDSRFWGPVPYKLIVGKPWFIYMSWVMQKPGEDEAENCPNYTIRWNRIGKTINEIENELREGKKPYLTAGCNPNAD; this is encoded by the coding sequence ATGAAAGAGAAACTGAAAAAACTGTATAACTGGTCGAATACATGGACCGGCACTATTGTTATTGTTTTACTTATTATTTTCTTTTTGGCTCAGGCTTTTGTAATTCCGAGCGGCAGTATGAAAAGAACGCTAATGCCGGGAGACGCGCTTTTTGCCAAAAAATTTGCATACGGAGTTCCAATTCCTCATATTCCCTGGTTAGAGATACCGCTGCTACCGGATTTCAGGGGTGACGGGCATCTAATCGACGGTCCGAGACCAAAAAGAGGAGATATAGTTATATTCAGATACCCTGTAAATCCTAAACTTCACTTTGTTAAAAGATGCGTGGCCGTAGGCGGCGACAAATTGATGGTTAGGAATAAAAATCTGTATTTAAGAGTTGAAAACAATGATGAAAAAACAGTTGCTTTTGCTAAAAAAATGAAAGCGAAAGTAGTTGAGATTAACGGTGAAAAATGGGCTCTTAATCCATATATGAAAATGCATCCCGGTATTCATCACGATCCTAAAGTGGATTTTCCTGAAGAAGTTATTAATTACGGACCTGTAATAGTGCCTAAAGACAATTATTTTATGATGGGTGACAATAGAGACCACAGTGACGACAGCAGATTCTGGGGACCGGTGCCGTATAAACTGATAGTAGGGAAACCTTGGTTTATCTATATGAGCTGGGTAATGCAAAAACCTGGAGAGGACGAAGCTGAAAACTGTCCAAACTATACAATCAGATGGAACAGAATAGGTAAAACGATCAATGAAATTGAAAATGAACTAAGAGAAGGTAAAAAGCCGTATCTGACAGCCGGCTGTAATCCTAATGCAGATTAA
- the purL gene encoding phosphoribosylformylglycinamidine synthase subunit PurL, with the protein MAYEIDKNQLNEVLEKHKLSWEDYEHIKKILGREPNFVELGVFSAMWSEHCSYKSSKVYLKGFPTEAPWVIQGPGENAGVIDIGGNMAAVFKMESHNHPSFIEPYQGAATGVGGILRDIFTMGARPVANLNAIRFAHIKGDDETAKFHRHLLHGVVAGIAGYGNCIGVPTIGGETAFEECYKGNILVNAFSLGICPQDEIFYAKAEGIGNPVIYVGSKTGRDGLGGAVMSSDSFKEGDEDQRPTVQVGDPFTEKLLMEACLELFKTDYIVGIQDMGAAGLTSSSFEMAGKSGSGLVMHLDKVPMREEGMNPYELMLSESQERMLICAKKGYEDKVIEIFKKYDLDAEVIGEVTDTGRVELFWHGEKVADIPVDPITEEASELVRPIKEPEYLKEIKNVQIPEVDPQEAFEKLMAESEVVDKAWIYEQYDSMVQTNTVDTKRADGSVIRVKENGRFLGMACDCNARFNYIDPKKGAAAAVMEAGRNVAVKKIKPLAITDCLNYGNPLNPEIMWQFKMGCEGIKEACRELNTPVVSGNVSLYNENEGEGVYPTPEIAMVGAGDDYRTTDLKNEGNSVYILGETKPEFGGSLYLKVFGDKVAGVHPEVDFEKELKLWDVLQSDLIESAKDISTGGTAIAAYKWACVSDKGLDLNISVNSPKDIFAESLSRAFVEVKPENEAEFEKLCSDKGIYFEKAGKVGGDKIKINDVEVSLEKAKDIYFNTFPKILKNEII; encoded by the coding sequence ATGGCATATGAAATTGATAAGAATCAATTAAATGAAGTGCTTGAGAAACATAAATTATCTTGGGAAGATTATGAACATATTAAAAAAATTTTAGGAAGAGAACCTAATTTTGTTGAACTTGGTGTATTTAGTGCGATGTGGAGCGAACACTGCTCATATAAATCAAGTAAAGTATATCTAAAAGGATTTCCTACTGAAGCGCCTTGGGTTATTCAGGGTCCCGGAGAAAATGCAGGGGTTATTGATATAGGCGGTAATATGGCGGCTGTATTTAAAATGGAATCTCACAACCATCCATCTTTTATTGAACCTTATCAGGGAGCGGCTACGGGAGTAGGGGGAATACTTAGAGATATTTTTACAATGGGAGCAAGACCTGTTGCAAACCTTAACGCCATCAGATTCGCACACATTAAAGGCGACGATGAAACCGCTAAATTTCACAGACATCTGCTTCACGGGGTAGTTGCCGGAATTGCCGGGTACGGAAACTGTATAGGCGTTCCTACGATCGGAGGAGAGACTGCGTTTGAAGAGTGTTATAAAGGTAATATTTTAGTTAACGCATTTTCACTCGGAATTTGTCCTCAGGATGAAATATTTTACGCAAAAGCCGAAGGTATTGGAAACCCTGTAATTTACGTAGGGTCTAAAACAGGAAGAGACGGACTTGGCGGAGCCGTAATGAGCTCTGATAGCTTTAAAGAAGGTGACGAAGATCAAAGACCTACAGTTCAGGTAGGAGATCCTTTTACTGAAAAACTTTTAATGGAAGCCTGTTTGGAACTTTTCAAAACCGATTATATAGTGGGTATTCAGGATATGGGTGCTGCGGGACTTACATCTTCAAGTTTTGAAATGGCCGGAAAGAGCGGCAGCGGACTTGTAATGCACCTTGACAAAGTTCCGATGAGAGAAGAGGGAATGAACCCTTATGAGCTTATGCTTAGCGAATCGCAAGAAAGAATGCTTATTTGTGCCAAAAAAGGGTATGAGGACAAAGTTATCGAAATATTTAAAAAATACGATCTTGACGCTGAGGTGATCGGTGAAGTTACGGATACGGGAAGGGTTGAACTGTTCTGGCACGGTGAAAAAGTGGCGGATATCCCTGTGGATCCAATTACTGAAGAAGCATCGGAACTTGTGAGACCTATAAAAGAACCTGAATACCTTAAAGAAATCAAAAACGTACAAATCCCTGAAGTAGATCCGCAAGAAGCGTTTGAAAAACTGATGGCTGAGAGCGAAGTGGTTGACAAAGCGTGGATTTATGAGCAGTACGATTCAATGGTACAGACAAATACCGTAGATACAAAAAGAGCCGACGGAAGCGTCATTAGAGTCAAAGAAAACGGAAGATTCCTTGGAATGGCGTGTGATTGTAACGCAAGATTTAATTATATCGATCCTAAAAAGGGAGCAGCAGCTGCTGTAATGGAAGCCGGAAGAAACGTAGCCGTTAAAAAAATAAAGCCTTTAGCGATTACCGACTGTCTGAATTACGGAAACCCTCTAAATCCTGAAATTATGTGGCAGTTTAAAATGGGATGCGAAGGTATCAAAGAAGCATGCCGTGAACTGAACACTCCTGTTGTCAGCGGTAACGTATCACTTTATAATGAAAATGAAGGTGAGGGTGTATATCCGACTCCTGAAATTGCAATGGTCGGTGCGGGCGACGATTACAGAACGACTGATCTTAAAAATGAAGGAAACAGCGTTTATATTTTAGGCGAAACGAAACCTGAGTTTGGCGGAAGTCTTTATCTTAAAGTTTTCGGAGATAAAGTTGCAGGAGTTCATCCTGAGGTTGATTTTGAAAAAGAACTTAAACTTTGGGACGTACTGCAAAGTGATCTGATTGAAAGCGCAAAAGATATTTCTACCGGTGGAACGGCAATTGCTGCATATAAATGGGCGTGTGTAAGCGATAAAGGGCTTGATTTGAATATCAGCGTGAATTCTCCTAAAGATATATTTGCCGAATCTTTAAGCAGGGCTTTTGTGGAAGTTAAACCCGAAAACGAAGCCGAGTTTGAAAAACTCTGCAGTGATAAGGGCATTTATTTTGAAAAAGCAGGAAAAGTCGGCGGAGATAAAATTAAAATTAATGATGTCGAAGTTTCTCTTGAAAAAGCTAAAGATATATACTTCAATACTTTCCCTAAAATCCTTAAAAACGAAATAATTTAA
- a CDS encoding site-2 protease family protein, whose amino-acid sequence MEFYIIKYTALAFAFVIAIVGHEIMHGLVAKHYGDLTATQEGRLSINPLKHIDPFGSIVFPLILFISQKLAGVADPIVFGWAKPVPVNIFTVVNRGGYIGAFNVSVAGVVYNFALAVIASSVIGLVGEPSGLISLFLYMFLMYTVLINVILAVFNLFPIPPLDGANALKYLSLEFKCHKVVQFYNKIEPYGMIILMIILFTPLSNYFFYPAEVLIKILL is encoded by the coding sequence GTGGAATTTTATATTATTAAATACACGGCTTTGGCTTTTGCTTTTGTCATTGCGATAGTCGGCCATGAAATAATGCACGGACTAGTAGCCAAACATTATGGGGATCTTACTGCCACACAAGAAGGCAGGCTTAGCATCAATCCCTTAAAACACATAGACCCTTTTGGAAGTATTGTTTTTCCATTGATTTTGTTTATTTCTCAAAAGCTTGCAGGTGTTGCCGATCCGATAGTTTTCGGATGGGCTAAACCTGTGCCTGTAAATATATTTACCGTTGTAAATAGGGGTGGTTATATCGGAGCGTTTAATGTTTCCGTTGCAGGAGTTGTTTATAATTTTGCTTTAGCCGTTATTGCTTCAAGTGTTATCGGTTTGGTAGGTGAGCCAAGCGGTTTGATTAGTCTGTTTTTATATATGTTTTTGATGTATACTGTACTTATAAACGTTATATTGGCTGTGTTTAACCTGTTTCCGATTCCTCCGCTTGACGGTGCTAATGCGCTTAAGTATCTGTCTTTAGAGTTTAAATGTCATAAGGTTGTGCAGTTTTATAATAAAATAGAACCGTACGGTATGATTATATTAATGATTATACTGTTTACACCGTTGAGTAATTATTTTTTTTATCCGGCTGAGGTTTTGATTAAGATATTATTATGA